The segment ATATTAAGGGGATGAGAATATCCCAGTATACTTTAGGCACTGTCCAGTTAGGTATAGATTATGGTATAGCTAATAAGGCAGGTAAGCCTGGTATTGAAAAGAGTTTTAGCATTTTACAGACAGCAGAAGAATTAGGAATAAATGCTTATGATACTTCAGAAGCATATGGAGATTCAGAAAATATACTGGGAAAATATTTTACCGAAAAATCAGACAAGACCAACCAGCCTTTAATTATTACAAAGGTTAGGGCAAAACCTGGAGATGAGGCTGAAGGTGCTGATTTGGAAAAAAATATAACCAGTTATGTTGAAGCATCACTTGAGAGGTTAAATTTAAAAAGAATACCTATTTTGCTTTTGCATAATCCGAATGATCTATATACATTTGGTAAGAGAATGGCAGATGTAATGGAAAGACTGGTTACGCGGGGCTATATAGAAAAAGCAGGTGCTTCTGTATATACTACTGAAGATGTTGAAGAAATGCTTAAATATGATATTTATGAAGCCATACAGGTGCCTATGAACATTTTTGACCATAGGCTGATTAAATCCGGTGCTTTAAAGAAACTTATAGACAAGAACACTATAATTTTCGTAAGAAGTATTTTCCTGCAAGGCCTTTTCTTCTTAAATCCTGAGGAATTACAAGGCAAGCTTGTAAAAGCTAAGGAACCTCTTGTTAAGCTCCGTCAGTTTGCTGATAAAGCCGGTCTTAACATAG is part of the Clostridiaceae bacterium genome and harbors:
- a CDS encoding aldo/keto reductase — translated: MHYKDIKGMRISQYTLGTVQLGIDYGIANKAGKPGIEKSFSILQTAEELGINAYDTSEAYGDSENILGKYFTEKSDKTNQPLIITKVRAKPGDEAEGADLEKNITSYVEASLERLNLKRIPILLLHNPNDLYTFGKRMADVMERLVTRGYIEKAGASVYTTEDVEEMLKYDIYEAIQVPMNIFDHRLIKSGALKKLIDKNTIIFVRSIFLQGLFFLNPEELQGKLVKAKEPLVKLRQFADKAGLNIAQLALSYIRDMEGITSLVIGAETPEQVRENAKLMETPRLDPDLVEEIERTFTDIPVEILNPSLWK